A genomic segment from Candidatus Aminicenantes bacterium encodes:
- a CDS encoding four helix bundle protein — protein MDGSNSTTSDFNRKNKRTWKNPRFEDLDVWKRARELCIRISSIMRDSRDWAFRDQMIRSSLSISSNIAEGHERGSNKDFVRFLYIARGSCGELRTQLDIAKEVPCIPEKEATEMIDETKEISAMIVGLIRKRSC, from the coding sequence ATGGATGGGAGCAATTCGACTACTTCGGATTTCAACAGAAAAAACAAGAGGACCTGGAAGAATCCCAGGTTTGAAGATCTGGATGTTTGGAAAAGGGCGCGAGAATTGTGTATCCGTATTTCCAGTATTATGCGGGATAGTCGTGATTGGGCATTCCGTGACCAGATGATTCGTTCGAGTTTATCAATTTCATCGAATATTGCCGAAGGTCATGAGCGGGGCAGCAACAAAGATTTTGTCCGATTTTTATATATTGCTCGCGGGTCATGCGGAGAGCTGCGTACCCAACTTGACATTGCAAAAGAGGTTCCGTGTATCCCTGAAAAAGAAGCTACTGAGATGATTGATGAAACAAAAGAAATATCTGCTATGATTGTCGGCCTGATCCGAAAACGCAGCTGTTAA